One part of the Thermodesulfovibrio sp. 3462-1 genome encodes these proteins:
- the rlmB gene encoding 23S rRNA (guanosine(2251)-2'-O)-methyltransferase RlmB, translating to MYIYGVNPVVEAFKVPQALKEVFIAKKRILKLKEIIELAEKNSIPVKIVDEAFIEKISQGVHQGVVAKIKPKETITLDDALNIASHKNEPAFFLILDLIEDPQNFGSICRVADAAGVHAIIYQERRSAGLVPSAWKASAGALWHVNLVQVNNIKYAIRALKEHNIKIYGAEAKAEKLYWKSDFTQPMALVVGSEGKGIRQTVLSLCDEVVKIPMKGKVNSLNVSVATSLLAFEVLRQRSKIID from the coding sequence ATGTATATTTATGGTGTAAATCCTGTTGTTGAGGCTTTTAAAGTTCCACAGGCTTTAAAAGAGGTATTCATAGCAAAAAAAAGGATTCTAAAACTTAAAGAAATCATTGAACTTGCTGAGAAAAATTCAATTCCTGTGAAAATTGTTGATGAAGCATTTATTGAAAAGATTTCACAGGGAGTTCATCAGGGAGTAGTTGCAAAGATAAAACCAAAGGAAACAATAACGCTTGATGATGCTTTAAATATTGCATCACATAAAAATGAACCTGCCTTTTTCTTGATTCTTGATTTAATTGAAGATCCCCAGAATTTTGGAAGCATATGCAGAGTTGCTGATGCAGCAGGAGTTCATGCAATAATTTATCAGGAAAGACGCTCTGCAGGATTGGTTCCTTCTGCATGGAAAGCCTCAGCTGGAGCTCTTTGGCATGTCAATCTTGTGCAGGTCAACAACATCAAATATGCAATAAGGGCTTTAAAAGAGCATAACATTAAAATCTACGGAGCTGAGGCAAAGGCAGAAAAGCTTTATTGGAAGAGCGATTTTACTCAACCAATGGCTTTAGTGGTTGGTTCTGAAGGAAAAGGAATAAGGCAGACAGTGCTTTCTTTATGTGATGAAGTGGTAAAAATCCCGATGAAAGGTAAAGTAAACTCATTGAATGTATCAGTTGCTACGAGCCTGCTTGCTTTTGAAGTATTAAGACAGAGAAGTAAAATAATTGATTGA
- a CDS encoding DNA translocase FtsK 4TM domain-containing protein: MQKKIYKKSKKFIPVREIERGANSHTLSASDIVKSVLLVALAVYVSVCLFSYSFLDLSFLTYTKSKPVNCGGVVGSYLADFLLSIFGVGGFLIPLLLLFLGIKRFNGKPIAFRKMPYILTLLFSLSVMLEPLRKIIETYKKLPTGVSWIAFHGSEAFLSLAGTYILWSSVFIASVILLKPEIIRRKKMEASEKSTSEKEISEKEIKVVKVSKSEEPIKDVKISKTKQIEKEQRVETEKKGFLIPPLSLLKVEKTDESISKDEIIASARSIEARFAEFGIHGSIKEVHPGPVVTMYEFEPASGIKLSRIITLSDELALSLKAQSIRIYPIPGRSAIGIEVPNKKRHIVRLGEIIASEKFQNSLSYLTLALGKDIYGNPVITDLAKMPHLLVAGATGSGKSVCLNTMILSLLYKATPHDVRLLLIDPKLLELSVYENIPHLMSPVITDPKEASEALKKVIVEMERRYKLFASRGFRNIESFNQSVQEDEKVPYLVVFIDEFADLMFTAPTEVEQAVTRIAQMARASGIHLVVATQRPSVDVITGIIKANFPARIAFQVTSRVDSRTILDTQGAEKLLGRGDMLFMVSGVKIIRVHGAYVSEEEVKAVTEYLRSQGNPDYSLFESIQIPQDKKENGKTEETNRDELYQEVIEYARQAGEISISLIQRKFKIGYNRAARIMDLLEEDGLVGPPQGAGKPRKFLG; encoded by the coding sequence ATGCAGAAAAAGATATATAAAAAATCTAAAAAATTTATTCCCGTTCGAGAAATTGAAAGAGGTGCAAATTCTCACACTTTATCTGCTTCTGATATAGTTAAATCAGTTTTACTCGTAGCCTTAGCAGTTTATGTTTCTGTATGTCTTTTTAGCTATAGTTTTCTGGATCTCTCTTTTCTAACTTATACAAAATCAAAGCCTGTAAACTGTGGAGGAGTAGTGGGTTCTTATTTGGCTGATTTTTTATTAAGCATATTTGGAGTTGGAGGATTTTTAATCCCCCTTTTGCTTCTTTTTTTAGGGATAAAAAGATTTAATGGCAAACCTATTGCTTTTAGAAAAATGCCATATATTTTAACTCTTTTATTTTCTTTGTCTGTTATGCTTGAACCTTTAAGAAAAATTATTGAAACTTATAAAAAGCTTCCCACTGGAGTTTCATGGATAGCTTTTCATGGGAGTGAAGCTTTTTTATCGCTCGCTGGAACTTATATTTTATGGAGTTCTGTATTTATTGCATCAGTTATTTTGCTTAAACCTGAAATAATAAGAAGAAAGAAAATGGAAGCTTCTGAAAAATCTACTTCTGAGAAAGAAATATCTGAAAAAGAAATAAAGGTGGTTAAGGTATCAAAATCTGAAGAACCAATAAAGGATGTTAAAATTTCAAAAACAAAACAAATTGAAAAAGAACAAAGAGTTGAAACAGAAAAAAAAGGTTTTCTTATTCCACCACTTTCTTTACTCAAGGTTGAAAAAACAGATGAGAGTATTTCAAAGGATGAAATAATAGCATCTGCCCGTAGCATTGAGGCAAGATTTGCAGAATTCGGCATTCATGGCAGCATAAAAGAAGTTCATCCAGGTCCTGTTGTGACAATGTATGAGTTTGAGCCAGCAAGTGGAATAAAGCTGAGCAGAATAATTACCCTTAGTGACGAGCTTGCTCTTTCTCTGAAAGCTCAGAGCATAAGAATATACCCAATTCCTGGAAGGTCAGCAATAGGCATTGAAGTTCCAAATAAAAAGCGGCATATTGTAAGACTTGGTGAAATTATCGCCTCTGAAAAGTTTCAGAACTCATTATCCTATCTTACTCTTGCACTTGGGAAAGATATATATGGGAATCCTGTTATAACAGATCTTGCAAAGATGCCTCATCTTTTGGTTGCGGGTGCGACAGGTTCTGGTAAAAGTGTTTGTCTCAATACAATGATACTCAGTCTTCTTTATAAGGCAACTCCTCATGATGTGAGGCTTTTGCTCATTGATCCAAAACTTCTGGAACTTTCAGTTTATGAAAATATTCCCCATTTAATGTCACCTGTAATTACAGACCCAAAAGAAGCATCAGAGGCATTAAAGAAAGTTATTGTTGAAATGGAGCGTAGATACAAACTTTTTGCATCAAGAGGCTTCAGAAACATAGAAAGTTTTAATCAATCAGTGCAAGAAGATGAAAAAGTTCCATATCTTGTTGTATTTATTGATGAATTTGCAGACCTTATGTTTACAGCACCAACAGAGGTTGAACAGGCTGTAACCCGCATTGCTCAAATGGCAAGAGCATCAGGAATACATCTTGTTGTTGCAACCCAGAGACCAAGTGTTGATGTAATAACAGGCATAATAAAAGCAAACTTTCCTGCAAGAATTGCCTTTCAGGTTACATCCAGGGTAGATTCCAGAACAATACTTGATACACAAGGGGCAGAGAAGCTTCTTGGAAGGGGTGACATGCTTTTTATGGTTTCAGGTGTGAAGATAATCAGGGTTCATGGTGCTTATGTAAGTGAGGAAGAAGTAAAAGCAGTTACTGAATATCTTCGCAGTCAAGGTAACCCGGATTACTCCCTTTTTGAATCAATTCAGATTCCTCAAGATAAAAAGGAAAATGGCAAGACAGAGGAAACAAACAGGGATGAACTTTATCAAGAAGTTATTGAATATGCTCGCCAGGCTGGAGAGATTTCAATTTCTCTTATTCAGCGAAAATTCAAAATAGGCTATAACCGTGCAGCAAGAATAATGGATTTACTTGAAGAAGACGGACTTGTAGGTCCGCCTCAGGGTGCTGGTAAACCGAGAAAATTTTTGGGATAA
- a CDS encoding undecaprenyl-diphosphate phosphatase gives MDEIIKAIILGVIQGITEFLPISSTAHLVITPWIFGWSGELNSLSFDIAVHLGTLISLIYCFWKDWIEILFKDTRMLGFLIIGTIPAGIAGVAFHDLIETSLRNPLVIVFTLVAVGFLMLYAEKIGKRQRSFVTLFDAIVIGLAQAIALIPGVSRSGITITAGLLRDLTRDYAAKFSFLLSTPAIAGAAFLDFHKSLKLNYSHDYSLFIVGIISAAITGIIAIKFLLSFLRKYPLNLFIYYRWILAGVIFLLYFLRS, from the coding sequence GTGGATGAAATTATTAAAGCAATTATTCTTGGAGTGATTCAGGGAATTACAGAGTTTTTGCCAATTAGCAGTACCGCCCATCTTGTAATTACGCCATGGATTTTTGGATGGAGTGGTGAATTGAACTCTTTAAGCTTTGATATTGCTGTTCATTTGGGTACTTTAATTTCACTTATTTACTGCTTTTGGAAAGACTGGATTGAAATTCTCTTTAAAGATACAAGAATGCTCGGGTTTTTGATAATTGGAACCATCCCTGCTGGTATAGCTGGTGTGGCTTTTCATGATTTGATAGAAACTTCCTTAAGAAATCCCTTAGTAATTGTTTTTACTCTTGTAGCTGTTGGCTTTTTAATGCTTTATGCAGAAAAAATAGGGAAAAGACAGCGAAGCTTTGTAACACTTTTTGATGCAATAGTTATTGGTTTAGCTCAGGCAATAGCTTTAATTCCTGGAGTATCGCGCTCAGGAATCACAATTACTGCAGGATTATTAAGAGACCTGACAAGAGATTATGCTGCTAAATTTTCTTTTTTGTTGTCAACTCCTGCGATTGCAGGTGCTGCATTCCTTGATTTTCATAAATCATTAAAATTAAATTATTCCCATGATTATTCACTTTTTATTGTGGGAATTATCTCAGCAGCCATAACAGGGATTATTGCAATTAAATTTCTTCTCAGCTTCCTCAGAAAATACCCTCTGAATCTTTTTATATACTATCGATGGATTTTAGCAGGAGTGATTTTTTTGTTATATTTTCTTAGAAGCTAA
- a CDS encoding M67 family metallopeptidase has product MKIKKEIFDEMISHCVASLPYEACGILAGKHDMVTKIYKIKNIENSSVSYLMEPKEQLRAMKDIKNKGLEMVAIFHSHPSGSAYPSSKDIELSFYDVYHVIVALEPDFEVKCFKINDGKVYEEELVIEQ; this is encoded by the coding sequence ATGAAAATAAAAAAAGAAATTTTTGATGAAATGATAAGCCATTGTGTAGCTTCTTTGCCCTATGAAGCCTGCGGAATTCTTGCTGGAAAGCATGATATGGTAACAAAAATTTATAAAATAAAAAATATAGAGAATTCTTCAGTAAGCTATCTCATGGAGCCAAAAGAACAGTTAAGGGCAATGAAAGATATTAAAAACAAAGGGCTTGAAATGGTTGCTATTTTTCATAGTCATCCTTCTGGCTCTGCCTATCCATCCAGCAAAGATATAGAGCTTTCTTTTTATGATGTTTACCATGTGATAGTTGCTTTAGAACCAGATTTTGAGGTTAAATGTTTTAAAATAAATGATGGAAAAGTTTATGAGGAAGAATTAGTTATTGAGCAATGA
- a CDS encoding cold-shock protein, protein MAFEGRVKWFNESKGFGFIQQDGGQDVFVHYTSIKGDGFKTLKQGDRVRFDVVEGDRGPKAVNVEKI, encoded by the coding sequence ATGGCTTTTGAAGGACGTGTTAAGTGGTTTAACGAGTCAAAGGGATTCGGGTTTATTCAGCAGGACGGCGGACAGGATGTCTTTGTCCATTACACCTCAATTAAGGGTGATGGATTTAAGACTCTGAAACAGGGTGACAGAGTGAGATTTGATGTTGTTGAAGGAGATCGTGGACCTAAAGCAGTTAATGTAGAAAAAATCTGA
- the lipA gene encoding lipoyl synthase: MPLPEWVKSQLKEIKKTQNFLKNRRLNTVCETLRCPNRSICYKESIVTFMILGNVCTRGCKFCNAEKGIPEKIDSEEPLRIARAVKELSLKYVVITSPTRDDLKDGGASHFAKTVKEIKEINPDTLVEVLVPDFQADIKSIKKVLDSDISVFAHNIETVQSLYGYVRVGCYSRSLKVLESAKNFNSELITKSGFMIGFGESMSEIFQTIKDLKNAGCDIITVGQYLQPSKKALPVVEYKKVEVFDEIADFALKEGIKVVLSNPLIRSSTRAYEAYKAVKVGEYGKL; encoded by the coding sequence ATGCCTCTTCCAGAATGGGTTAAAAGCCAGCTTAAAGAAATTAAAAAAACGCAGAATTTTTTAAAAAATCGCAGATTAAACACTGTATGTGAAACTTTAAGATGTCCCAACAGAAGTATTTGTTATAAAGAGTCAATTGTTACTTTTATGATTCTTGGCAATGTATGCACAAGAGGATGTAAATTCTGTAATGCAGAGAAAGGAATTCCTGAAAAAATTGATTCTGAAGAGCCTTTAAGAATTGCCAGAGCAGTTAAAGAGCTTTCCCTGAAATACGTTGTCATAACTTCCCCAACAAGAGATGACCTAAAAGATGGTGGAGCATCTCATTTTGCAAAAACTGTGAAAGAAATTAAAGAAATAAATCCAGATACTTTGGTAGAAGTTCTTGTTCCAGATTTTCAGGCAGACATAAAATCCATCAAAAAGGTTTTGGATTCTGATATTTCAGTTTTTGCCCATAATATTGAAACAGTGCAATCCCTTTATGGATATGTAAGAGTTGGTTGTTATAGCCGTTCATTAAAAGTTCTTGAATCTGCAAAAAATTTTAATTCAGAATTAATTACAAAATCAGGATTCATGATTGGATTTGGCGAAAGTATGAGTGAAATATTTCAGACAATAAAAGATTTAAAAAATGCAGGTTGCGACATTATTACAGTGGGACAGTATCTTCAGCCTTCAAAAAAAGCTCTGCCTGTAGTAGAATATAAAAAAGTAGAAGTATTTGATGAAATTGCTGATTTTGCTTTAAAAGAAGGCATTAAAGTTGTTTTAAGCAACCCTTTAATAAGAAGCTCTACAAGAGCTTATGAAGCCTATAAAGCAGTAAAGGTGGGAGAATATGGAAAACTTTGA
- a CDS encoding homoserine dehydrogenase, protein MKQVRVGVIGFGTVGTGTVKILLNQRELIKKRTGIDVVLKKVADKDIERPREITLPKELLTTDAWEIIKDPEIDIVVEVVGGTTVAKQFIMEALKNGKHVVTANKALLAEQGNEIFKEALSRGLKIGFEASVGGGIPIIKIMREGLVANKMLAIYGIINGTTNFILTKMTNEGIDFQDALRQAQTLGFAEADPTLDIEGIDSAHKITILASLAYGIPLSFDRVYCEGITKITAQDIAFAREFGYKIKLLAITKILNGEIELRVHPTMVPEDYLISKVDGVFNAIYVEGDSVGSTLYYGRGAGSMPTGSAVTADIVDIAKGVNTMPFDFSEKYKIKPMEEIESMYYFRFTALDRPGVLSKISGVFGEHNISIASVIQKGRSKAGAVPLVILTHKAREKDVLEALEKIDKLPVVSDKSVFIRVEGEES, encoded by the coding sequence ATGAAACAGGTTAGGGTTGGTGTTATTGGCTTTGGAACAGTTGGAACGGGAACAGTAAAAATTCTTCTTAATCAGAGAGAGTTAATTAAAAAAAGAACAGGCATAGATGTAGTGTTAAAAAAAGTTGCAGATAAAGACATCGAAAGACCGAGAGAAATAACTCTTCCAAAAGAGCTTTTGACAACAGATGCATGGGAAATCATAAAAGACCCGGAAATTGATATAGTTGTTGAAGTTGTAGGTGGCACTACTGTCGCAAAACAATTCATTATGGAAGCCTTAAAAAATGGAAAGCATGTTGTTACAGCAAATAAGGCTTTATTGGCAGAACAGGGAAATGAAATATTTAAAGAAGCTTTATCCAGAGGATTAAAAATTGGTTTTGAAGCCTCTGTTGGAGGTGGGATCCCCATTATTAAAATAATGAGAGAAGGTCTTGTGGCAAACAAGATGCTTGCAATTTATGGAATAATCAATGGAACAACCAATTTTATCCTTACAAAGATGACTAATGAAGGGATTGATTTTCAGGATGCCTTAAGGCAAGCACAAACTTTAGGGTTTGCAGAAGCAGATCCAACCCTTGATATTGAAGGGATTGATTCAGCTCACAAGATTACCATTCTGGCATCTTTAGCCTATGGAATTCCTTTAAGTTTTGATAGAGTTTACTGCGAAGGGATTACAAAGATAACTGCGCAGGATATAGCCTTTGCAAGGGAATTCGGATATAAAATCAAACTTCTTGCAATAACAAAAATTCTTAATGGAGAGATTGAGCTAAGAGTGCACCCCACAATGGTGCCAGAGGATTATTTAATCTCTAAGGTTGATGGTGTTTTTAATGCCATATATGTGGAAGGAGACAGTGTAGGCTCAACTCTTTATTATGGAAGAGGTGCTGGAAGCATGCCTACAGGAAGTGCAGTTACCGCAGACATAGTTGATATTGCAAAGGGTGTTAATACAATGCCCTTTGATTTTTCAGAAAAATACAAAATTAAACCAATGGAAGAAATAGAAAGCATGTATTATTTCAGGTTTACTGCACTTGATCGTCCTGGAGTGCTTTCAAAGATTTCAGGAGTTTTTGGAGAGCACAACATAAGTATTGCGTCAGTAATTCAGAAAGGAAGATCAAAAGCTGGAGCTGTTCCTCTTGTAATTTTAACTCATAAAGCCAGGGAAAAGGATGTACTTGAGGCATTGGAAAAAATAGATAAACTGCCTGTGGTTTCAGATAAAAGTGTGTTTATTAGGGTTGAGGGAGAAGAATCTTAG
- a CDS encoding HesA/MoeB/ThiF family protein produces the protein MYSILQSLSEQQLLRYDRQIILPQIGLKGQRKLKESKVLVIGIGGLGSVVAYWLACSGIGYIGIIDPDTVEISNLQRQILHNEEHIGMPKVISAMVNLKKLNSEIQILPYPEDINKKNAMDYIKFYDVVVACPDNFETRKIINETCFKLNKPLVIGAVSEFEGQVFDIIPPAGPCYHCIFDGAEDNTSRGILAPVAGVIGSIQATETIKILVGFGELLHGRIIIYDALKGAFREAKFLKNPSCPICK, from the coding sequence GTGTATTCTATTCTGCAAAGCTTAAGTGAGCAACAGCTTTTAAGATATGACCGTCAGATTATACTTCCTCAGATTGGTTTAAAGGGACAGAGAAAGCTTAAAGAATCAAAGGTTTTAGTAATTGGCATAGGTGGGCTTGGAAGTGTTGTAGCTTACTGGCTTGCTTGCTCTGGTATTGGCTACATCGGGATTATTGATCCTGATACAGTTGAAATAAGTAATCTTCAGCGTCAGATTCTTCATAATGAAGAACATATTGGCATGCCAAAAGTGATTTCAGCGATGGTAAATCTTAAAAAACTTAACAGTGAAATACAGATTCTTCCATATCCTGAAGACATTAACAAGAAAAATGCTATGGATTATATAAAATTTTATGATGTTGTTGTTGCCTGTCCTGATAATTTTGAAACAAGAAAAATTATTAACGAAACATGTTTTAAATTAAACAAACCCCTTGTAATTGGAGCAGTATCAGAGTTTGAAGGACAGGTTTTTGATATAATTCCTCCAGCAGGGCCCTGTTATCACTGTATTTTTGATGGAGCAGAAGACAACACCTCCAGAGGCATTTTAGCTCCTGTAGCAGGAGTAATTGGCTCAATTCAAGCTACAGAAACAATAAAAATCTTGGTTGGTTTTGGAGAGCTTTTGCATGGCAGAATAATTATATATGATGCTTTAAAAGGAGCTTTCAGAGAAGCAAAATTTCTAAAAAATCCATCCTGTCCAATATGTAAATGA
- a CDS encoding iron-containing alcohol dehydrogenase, producing MENFEFFNPTRIVFGRGTENKIGEILKKDGVKKVLFVYGKESIKKIGLYERVLKALKDNDIEFIEHSGVKPNPVLSHTKQGIEKAKAEKVNAILAVGGGSVIDEGKTIAVGAKSEKDVWRFFKRQDEIKSALPVYTILTLAATGSEMNENAVITNEETQEKLSISSKYIFPKVSILNPELTFSVSAQYQAYAAVDAIAHTVEYYFSGSYCPMIQNRFIEGLIKTVMDTTESILKEPDNYNARAEFMWAATLALNGLAKLGIRGGSFPNHMIAHALGALYDLPHGACLSIIIPAWMKWYKDKNPAQFKRFAKEIFNKETADDGISELKAWFKKIGAPVSLKAAGVKDFEISKIVDNAYNIAHVWQIGYTKETLTEIIKNAND from the coding sequence ATGGAAAACTTTGAATTTTTTAATCCAACAAGAATAGTTTTTGGCAGAGGCACAGAGAATAAAATTGGTGAGATTCTTAAAAAAGACGGAGTTAAAAAGGTATTATTTGTTTATGGTAAAGAGTCAATAAAGAAAATAGGACTTTATGAGAGAGTCCTCAAGGCATTAAAAGACAATGATATTGAATTTATTGAACACAGCGGAGTAAAGCCAAATCCTGTGCTCAGTCATACAAAACAAGGAATTGAAAAAGCCAAAGCAGAAAAAGTAAATGCCATACTTGCAGTGGGAGGTGGTTCTGTTATTGATGAAGGAAAGACAATTGCAGTAGGAGCTAAAAGTGAAAAAGATGTATGGAGGTTTTTTAAAAGGCAGGATGAGATAAAATCTGCTTTGCCTGTTTATACAATTTTAACTCTGGCTGCAACAGGAAGTGAGATGAATGAAAATGCTGTAATCACAAATGAAGAAACTCAGGAGAAACTGTCAATCTCCTCAAAATATATATTCCCTAAGGTTTCTATACTTAATCCTGAATTAACCTTCAGTGTTTCTGCACAATATCAGGCATATGCAGCAGTAGATGCTATTGCCCATACAGTAGAGTACTATTTCAGTGGTTCTTACTGCCCGATGATTCAAAATAGATTTATTGAAGGATTAATTAAAACAGTTATGGATACTACAGAGAGCATTCTTAAAGAGCCTGACAACTACAATGCCCGTGCAGAGTTTATGTGGGCTGCAACTCTGGCTTTGAATGGACTTGCAAAATTGGGGATAAGAGGAGGAAGTTTTCCCAATCACATGATTGCTCATGCATTAGGTGCTCTTTATGATCTTCCACACGGTGCCTGTCTTAGCATCATTATTCCAGCATGGATGAAGTGGTATAAGGATAAAAATCCTGCACAGTTTAAAAGATTTGCAAAAGAAATATTTAATAAAGAAACAGCTGATGACGGAATTTCAGAGCTTAAGGCATGGTTTAAAAAAATTGGTGCACCTGTCAGTTTGAAAGCTGCTGGAGTCAAGGATTTTGAGATCTCAAAAATTGTTGATAATGCTTACAACATCGCTCATGTATGGCAGATAGGTTACACAAAAGAGACATTGACAGAAATAATAAAAAATGCAAATGATTAA
- the alaC gene encoding alanine transaminase has translation MFDFPRIKRLPPYVFAVVNQLKTELRRKGEDIIDLGMGNPDLPTPKHVVEKLCEAAKNPKNHRYSASRGITQLRCAISEWYKRRFNVDIDPETEAVVTIGSKEGLSHLLLAAVQPGDVVLSPSPAYPIHPYGAIIAGGDVRTFSVCPCMDFFEELERAYKNSWPRPKILIINFPHNPTTAVVEDLDFFRKVVDFAKENNIMVIHDFAYADLVFDDYKAPSFLQVPGAKDVGVEFFSMTKSYSMAGWRVGFCVGNKEIVGALTKIKSYLDYGMFQPIQIASIVALRGPQDCVEEIRKTYERRRNVLIKGLNQAGWKVEPPKATMFVWAEIPEPFKKMGSLEFAKFLINEAKVAVSPGIGFGEGGEGFVRFALVENEHRIRQACKGIKRALNLIPQVKKIRKVG, from the coding sequence ATGTTTGATTTTCCAAGAATTAAAAGACTGCCTCCTTATGTATTTGCAGTGGTAAATCAATTGAAAACTGAATTGAGAAGAAAAGGTGAGGACATCATAGATCTTGGAATGGGAAATCCTGATCTACCAACTCCAAAACATGTAGTGGAAAAGCTATGTGAAGCAGCAAAGAATCCAAAAAATCACAGATATTCAGCAAGCAGAGGAATCACTCAATTGAGATGTGCTATTTCAGAGTGGTATAAAAGGAGATTTAATGTTGATATCGACCCTGAAACAGAGGCAGTTGTTACAATTGGTTCAAAAGAGGGTTTGAGCCATTTACTTTTAGCAGCAGTGCAACCCGGTGATGTGGTGCTTTCTCCATCTCCAGCTTATCCAATTCATCCCTATGGAGCAATAATTGCCGGTGGAGATGTGAGAACCTTTAGTGTATGCCCTTGTATGGATTTCTTTGAGGAACTTGAACGAGCTTATAAAAATTCATGGCCCAGACCCAAGATTTTGATAATTAATTTTCCTCATAATCCAACAACAGCAGTGGTAGAGGATCTTGACTTTTTTAGAAAAGTGGTTGACTTTGCTAAAGAAAACAACATTATGGTCATACACGATTTTGCCTATGCTGATCTGGTTTTTGATGATTATAAAGCTCCAAGTTTTCTTCAGGTTCCAGGGGCAAAGGATGTGGGAGTTGAATTTTTCTCTATGACAAAAAGTTATTCAATGGCTGGATGGAGAGTAGGCTTTTGTGTTGGCAATAAAGAGATTGTTGGAGCACTCACGAAAATAAAAAGCTATCTTGACTATGGAATGTTTCAGCCAATTCAGATTGCTTCAATTGTAGCATTAAGAGGACCGCAGGATTGTGTTGAAGAAATAAGAAAAACTTATGAACGCAGAAGAAATGTTCTCATAAAAGGATTAAATCAGGCAGGCTGGAAAGTTGAACCACCAAAGGCAACAATGTTTGTGTGGGCAGAGATTCCAGAACCTTTCAAAAAAATGGGTTCTCTGGAGTTTGCCAAATTTTTAATAAATGAAGCAAAGGTTGCTGTATCTCCAGGCATAGGTTTTGGTGAAGGAGGAGAAGGTTTTGTCAGATTTGCTCTTGTTGAGAATGAACACAGAATAAGGCAAGCTTGTAAAGGTATTAAAAGGGCATTAAATTTGATTCCTCAGGTAAAGAAAATTAGAAAAGTAGGATAA